In Vibrio chagasii, the sequence ACTTACTGCAACGTCTGTTGGGCATTACAGAAGAAGAGTCGAAAGCCTTGTTACAACAAGCTGAGCCGCAAGTCGAACAATCTGTTTCTTTGTATGATTTCACTTCACAACTGCGCGAACTGTCACAGCCAGTGCGAATCGACCTGATTAAAGCGATGTGGGAAGTGGCGCATGCCGACGGAGAGATTGATCCACTTGAAGATTCAGTGATCAGAAAAACCGCTGAGCTGCTCTACGTTGACCACAAAGACTTCATCAAAAGCAAACTTGACGTGCTTGGCGAAGACTAAGCTAATCATGCAAATGAGCAGCGTTAGACAATAAACCTAACGCTGCTTAAGATTGTTAGCCACGCCCCATTTCAAAAAACTTCCTAATTAAGCGCTTAACTTGCCGCATCACCAATTAGCGCATTGCCTTCCCATAGAGAATGCCGTTGAGCTCTAGAATTGTACCGTCTTTCGTAATGTACGCGCCTCGCTGATCGGATATCAAAACGCTGCGCTTGTTGTCATGGTGCTTGATAAACAGATTTTTAACGTTGAAGGTTTGATTTCCGTGGGCTTGGTGCTGTTCTAGCTGATAGAAGTAATAGTGATTACCCCAACGTAGGAACACACCAAACAACTGCTTGGTTTGCACGACTCGTCCATTTCGGTCGTAGCCAACATAGCGCATTTTTGAGCGTCCATTCTTCAGTTCAAGGGTCAAGACCTCCCAACCATAATTCTCGTACTGACTTTCAAACTGATACGAACCTTTGGTCGCTACCCCTGAGACTAAACCAAACGCTAAGATCACAAATACGGTTACAACAATCGGCAGCCAAAAGTTAGGCTTCATCTGCAGTTCCTTCTACCTTTTCATCCTCTTTCTGGCCTTGTGAACAGCGCCCAGACTTGAAATCTGCACTAATGTCGTGCCAACCACTTTCGTCTAGCACCACCACTTGCATACCACCACACTCGATACCCATGTGGTGAAGATAGATCGCCTCTACGCCCGGCTTCACAAGTGAAGTTAAGTCTTCCACCAGCTCTTGTTCCAACTCGACACTATCGTGGTATACATCGACACCCTTGATGGAAGCTCTTTCCATAAATAACCCAAGATAAGACAGGATAATGACGATAAAGAGGCTTACCGCGAGCCCACAAATAAGCGGGATAAACTTAGAAGATGCTTGCTTGCCTTGTGCCTGAGTATTCTCTGATAGCCCTTGAGTGTCAGCTACTTCATTTAAATCAGAAGCTGATTTTGACTCCAGCACGGTGGATTCTGAGCAAGTAGAACTATCCTGTTCACTCAAACTGACAGATTGCGGTATGCCTTTGTCTTGTACGGCAAGGTTTTCAGACACAATATTGCGCTCGAAAGCGGTATCGCTATCTGTTTCGACACTGCTCTCAGGAGCAACAAAACAGTAGCCTTCCTTTTGTACCGTAATCACTTTGCAGTCGGACCCTACTTCTTTGAGAGCACTGCGAACATTTTTGATTGCGACATTCAGAGAGCTATTGGTAACAATGCGCCCCGGCCAACAATGCGTTAAAAGGAATTCACGACCTAAAGTTTGTGAGCAATTGTCCATTAAATACTTTAAAAGCAGACACTCTGATGGCGACAATGTCACAACTTTATTCAATGACGGGTTAATCAATGTACGGTCATCAAGTTCAATAACCAAATCATACTCTTGTAATTTATTATTATTCATAAGGTGAGTTAACACTGTTAATAATCTCACCTTAGAATAACACGAGGGTTTACATTAATTCAAAATCACAGGGATAATTTAAAGCCCAACTCACTGACATTAACGCTAGCGAAGCCTAATTTAACGGCGTTAAGTTCACTTGCAATATCAAGAGCATGTTGCTCATCCTTTG encodes:
- a CDS encoding TerB family tellurite resistance protein produces the protein MFNSLTSLFKQLVEGSDLGKTPTASPNLAIASLLCEVAGADHEINESEQEAKLNLLQRLLGITEEESKALLQQAEPQVEQSVSLYDFTSQLRELSQPVRIDLIKAMWEVAHADGEIDPLEDSVIRKTAELLYVDHKDFIKSKLDVLGED
- a CDS encoding winged helix-turn-helix domain-containing protein, with the protein product MNNNKLQEYDLVIELDDRTLINPSLNKVVTLSPSECLLLKYLMDNCSQTLGREFLLTHCWPGRIVTNSSLNVAIKNVRSALKEVGSDCKVITVQKEGYCFVAPESSVETDSDTAFERNIVSENLAVQDKGIPQSVSLSEQDSSTCSESTVLESKSASDLNEVADTQGLSENTQAQGKQASSKFIPLICGLAVSLFIVIILSYLGLFMERASIKGVDVYHDSVELEQELVEDLTSLVKPGVEAIYLHHMGIECGGMQVVVLDESGWHDISADFKSGRCSQGQKEDEKVEGTADEA